Proteins co-encoded in one Prunus persica cultivar Lovell chromosome G6, Prunus_persica_NCBIv2, whole genome shotgun sequence genomic window:
- the LOC18773404 gene encoding LOW QUALITY PROTEIN: F-box/LRR-repeat protein At3g03360 (The sequence of the model RefSeq protein was modified relative to this genomic sequence to represent the inferred CDS: inserted 1 base in 1 codon; substituted 1 base at 1 genomic stop codon), translating to MISIDRISHLPDEILVSILSLLSLKEAAVTSLLSKRWQHLWASTDTLNFDSKLDVGNNILRFRRLTPELRHKKSRRYVDWVSRVMEQHKGPNMKRFRACFYLDRRFTTSIDRWIQIAMTKGVEVFFXEXGVIDKGHYAFPYKVLGLEKVPNCFGHNIIGFKSLKVVNFKHVDVAGEILEYLLSDCPGLEQLTVYASSNLANLRVVGSSSVALKYLAIKHCCRLESIQIREAANLVSFIYHGGSVRLLLSDVPLLTEVSIEEVDWGVDSKRVVLPQLSCCLSQLEILMLNITPMTLVS from the exons GCAGTTACTAGTCTCCTTTCTAAGCGATGGCAGCACCTATGGGCTTCTACTGACACTCTTAACTTTGATTCTAAGTTGGATGTTGGTAACAATATTCTCCGCTTTAGACGCCTCACACCAGAGTTAAGACACAAGAAAAGCCGTCGATATGTCGATTGGGTGAGTCGTGTAATGGAACAACATAAAGGTCCAAACATGAAACGATTCAGGGCTTGTTTTTATCTTGATCGTCGTTTCACCACTTCCATTGACAGATGGATTCAAATTGCAATGACAAAGGgagttgaagtttttttttagg ACGGGGTCATTGACAAAGGTCACTATGCTTTTCCTTACAAAGTATTAGGTCTTGAAAAAGTACCTAATTGTTTTGGACACAATATTATTGGTTTTAAGTCGCTCAAAGTAGTTAATTTCAAACATGTTGATGTGGCTGGAGAAATTCTCGAGTACTTGTTGTCTGACTGTCCAGGTCTTGAACAGTTAACAGTGTATGCTTCCTCAAATTTGGCAAATCTAAGAGTTGTTGGTTCATCATCGGTTGCATTGAAGTACCTAGCGATAAAACATTGTTGTCGCCTCGAAAGCATTCAGATTCGTGAAGCAGCAAACCTTGTTTCCTTTATTTACCATGGAGGTTCGGTACGCTTGCTTCTCAGTGATGTACCGTTGCTCACTGAAGTATCCATTGAAGAGGTTGACTGGGGTGTTGATTCGAAAAGGGTTGTGTTGCCTCAACTTTCATGCTGTCTTTCTCAGCTAGAGATTCTCATGTTGAATATCACCCCAATGACACTGGTTAGTTAG
- the LOC18773061 gene encoding uncharacterized protein LOC18773061 has protein sequence MSTLLLPSINSFPTFPCKFKCPNDTVSVVVRSSAVSAPEKRTRRKRRQTKGDNDSSSPSSSAAEKSLRFTFMEELMGRARNRDANGVSDVIYDMVAAGLTPGPRSFHGLIVAHALNGDTEAAMQSLRRELSSGLRPLHETFIALIRLFGSKGRATRGLEILAAMEKLHYDIRRAWLLLVEELVRTRHLEDANKVFLKGAKGGLRATDEVYDLLIVEDCKVGDHSNALDIAYEMEAAGRMATTFHFNCLLSVQATCGIPEIAFSTFENMEYGGEEYMKPDTETYNWVIQAYTRAESYDRVQDVAELLGMMVEDHKRLQPNMKTHALLVECFTKYCVVREAIRHFRALKTFEGGTKALHNEGNFGDPLSLYLRALCREGRILELLEALEAMAEDNQTIPPRAMILSRKYRTLVSSWIEPLQEEAELGHEIDYMARYIAEGGLTGERKRWVPRRGKTPLDPDVEGFIYSNPMENSFKQRCLEDWKIHHRKLLRTLRNEGVAALGDASESDYIRVEMRLRKIIKGPDQNVLKPKAASKMVVSELKEELEAQGLPTDGTRNVLYQRVQKARRINRSRGRPLWVPPVEEEEEEVDEEIDELISRIKLEEGNTEFWKRRFLGEGFSSDQEKAVDVSDSASVVDVAKEVENGEAEADDDDDGDNDDDDDNDDDDDDEEEEEEEEEVEVEVEVEQAERQDVERVKEKEIEAKKPLQMIGVQLLKDSDQTSTTSKKSRRRRSRVSAEDDNDDDWFPLDIFEAFKELRNRKVFDVSDMYTLADAWGWTWERELKNRPPRRWSQDWEVQLAIKVMLKVIELGGTPTIGDCAVILRAAIRAPLPSAFLKILQTTHTLGYVFGSPLYDEIISLCLDLGEVDAAVAIVADMETTGITVPDETLDRVISARRTT, from the exons ATGTCCACTCTCCTCCTCCCCTCCATCAATTCATTCCCCACCTTCCCCTGCAAATTCAAATGCCCAAACGACACCGTTTCCGTCGTCGTACGCTCGTCAGCGGTCTCAgcccctgagaagcgaacccGAAGGAAGCGGAGGCAGACCAAGGGCGACAATGATTCCTCGTCTCCTTCTTCCTCCGCCGCCGAGAAGAGCCTCCGCTTCACCTTCATGGAGGAGCTCATGGGTCGAGCTCGAAATCGCGACGCCAATGGAGTCTCTGATGTGATTTACGACATGGTTGCTGCTGGCCTCACCCCCGGCCCTCGCTCCTTTCACGGCTTGATCGTTGCTCACGCTCTCAACGGCGACACCGAGGCTGCG ATGCAATCATTGAGAAGGGAGTTAAGTTCGGGGCTTCGTCCTCTCCACGAAACATTCATTGCTCTGATTCGGCTGTTCGGTTCCAAGGGACGTGCTACAAGGGGCCTAGAAATTCTTGCGGCCATGGAGAAATTACACTATGACATTCGCCGAGCTTGGCTTCTTCTTGTTG AGGAGCTCGTTCGGACCCGCCATTTGGAAGATGCCAACAAAGTGTTCTTGAAGGGAGCCAAAGGTGGGCTCAGAGCTACTGATGAGGTCTATGATCTTCTTATAGTTGAAGATTGTAAAGTTGGGGATCATTCTAATGCCTTAGATATTGCCTATGAAATGGAGGCTGCTGGCCGGATGGCAACaacttttcatttcaattgtCTTCTTAGCGTGCAG GCTACTTGCGGAATTCCTGAAATAGCGTTTTCTACGTTTGAGAACATGGAGTACGGAGGAGAAG AATACATGAAACCTGATACTGAGACATATAATTGGGTGATCCAAGCATATACCAGAGCTGAATCATATGACAG AGTGCAAGATGTTGCTGAGTTACTTGGCATGATGGTTGAAGACCACAAGCGTTTGCAGCCTAATATGAAAACCCATGC ATTGTTAGTTGAGTGCTTTACCAAGTATTGTGTAGTTCGAGAGGCAATACGGCATTTTCGTGCCCTCAAAACTTTTGAAGGGGGAACAAAAGCTTTACATAATGAAGGAAACTTTGGGGACCCTCTGTCTTTGTATCTTCGAGCTTTATGTCGAGAAG GAAGAATACTTGAGTTGTTGGAAGCTTTAGAAGCTATGGCTGAAGACAACCAAACAATTCCACCACGAGCCATGATTTTGAGCAGAAAGTACCGGACACTGGTGAGCTCATGGATTGAACCTTTGCAAGAGGAAGCTGAGCTTGGACATGAGATTGATTACATGGCCAG GTACATTGCAGAGGGTGGGCTTACTGGTGAGCGTAAGCGATGGGTGCCTCGAAGAGGGAAAACTCCACTAGATCCTGATGTTGAGGGGTTTATATACTCAAATCCTATGGAAAACTCATTCAAGCAAAGATGTCTTGAGGATTGGAAGATACACCATAGAAAGCTTTTGAGAACATTACGGAATGAAGGAGTTGCAGCTTTAGGGGATGCATCTGAATCAGATTATATTAGAGTGGAGATGAGGTTAAGGAAAATTATAAAGGGCCCTGACCAGAATGTTTTAAAGCCCAAAGCTGCTAGTAAGATGGTAGTATCTGAGTTGAAGGAAGAACTAGAAGCACAAGGTCTGCCAACTGATGGTACCAGAAATGTTCTTTACCAGCGTGTCCAAAAAGCAAGGAGGATAAATCGTTCTCGTGGCCGACCACTCTGGGTTCCTCctgtggaggaggaggaagaagag GTTGATGAAGAGATCGATGAACTAATCTCACGTATCAAGCTCGAAGAAGGAAATACGGAGTTTTGGAAGCGGCGTTTCCTTGGAGAAGGCTTCAGTAGTGATCAAGAAAAGGCTGTAGATGTTTCGGATAGTGCCAGTGTTGTAGATGTTGCAAAAGAGGTTGAAAACGGCGAGGCTGAAGctgatgacgacgacgacggtgataatgatgatgatgacgacaacgacgacgatgatgatgatgaggaggaggaggaggaggaggaggaggtagAGGTGGAGGTAGAGGTGGAACAAGCTGAGAGACAAGATGTAGAAAGGGTtaaggaaaaggaaattgaAGCTAAGAAGCCTCTTCAAATGATTGGAGTACAACTGTTGAAAGATTCTGACCAAACAAGTACGACATCTAAAAAGTCAAGGAGAAGAAGGTCTCGAGTATCAGCTGAG GATGACAATGATGATGACTGGTTTCCTTTAGATATATTTGAGGCATTTAAGGAGCTGAGGAATAGGAAAGTTTTTGATGTATCTGACATGTATACACTAGCTGATGCTTGGGGTTGGACATGGGAGAGAGAATTGAAGAACAGACCTCCTCGAAGATGGTCACAGGACTGGGAAGTTCAGTTGGCAATTAAAGTTATGCTGAAG GTAATAGAATTGGGTGGAACACCCACAATTGGGGATTGTGCCGTGATATTGCGTGCAGCCATAAGGGCTCCTCTGCCGTCAGCTTTCTTGAAGATCTTACAGACTACACATACTCTTGGTTATGTATTTGGCAG TCCCCTTTACGATGAAATCATCTCGTTGTGTCTTGATCTCGGGGAGGTAGATGCAGCCGTTGCAATTGTTGCAGACATGGAGACTACTGGAATCACAGTCCCAGACGAGACCTTGGACAGGGTGATATCTGCTAGGCGGACCACCTGA